Part of the Limibacter armeniacum genome is shown below.
TGAAATTAAAGGAGTGGGAAGATGGTGAGTTGATGAAGTGGAGAAGGAAATCTTGGATTAATTTATCTATATGTATTTTATTAATAATTACTAGTTTTGTAATTATTTTTATCGTATGCGATGGAGATACTGAGAATTTTAATGAATTATTAAAAGGTATTAAATCAAGTGTTTTGTTTCCATTATTTTCTACTTTAATAAGTCTTATTTTTTCAATTTTCATACTAAAGGCATTGTATGATAAATATCATAATCATTCAAATATTCAAAACTACTTGAACAGATTAGATAAGCCTGATTATTTATAATGGTGTTGTTTTATTAAATGTTTACCATATTAAAATAAAAAAAATAGTATGATATTAACTTTAGATATTTAATATTTAAAATATTATACCACAAACCCTTTTCCCGCTAGGCGCAGCTGAGTAGCATTTTATTTGATTGGAATAAGGACCTGCAACCTTGGTTGCTGGTCCTTTTGATTTATGATTAAGTGCCTCTACTTTTTCAGCAGTTCATCCAATGCTTCTACTGCCTTATCAACTGGTTGGGAGCTATGGTAAGATAATGCTTGAAGCAGCCTGGATTTGAGGGTTTCCTCAAAACCCTTTTCCCCAAAGTCTTTTATCTCGAACGAGATGGCGAAGATATGGTAAAAGGCTCCACCTAATGAGCCTCCGGTGCCTGGCTTCAGATGGGTTGAATAGGAGATATCCTTCAGCTTCTCTTTTAACAGGTCTCCGTATAGGGTATTGCTGCTGTTGAAAAGTTCAAAGAAAGCGACAAACTCCCCCTTGTCTTTCACCCTTTTTATATCTACCCAAACCCTGAACTTGTGTGCTGCGTCAAGATGATTTTTTATTGTTTCTGAGAGCAGCTCGCTATCTGCATTGAAGTGGAAAAACTTATGCTTGGATGGGTAGATACTCGAGGCGTTAAATCCTGCTTCGGCCATGGCGTTCACTACCGCATTGGTGACATACCTTAGCAGGTCGGCATCGAGGTTGATCAGTTTTTGAATGTTTTCTGCATTTTCATGAAATGATGTGAGTGTTGCATCCATTCTTTGTAAGTAGTTTTTGTCTTGATAAAATGAGTTGATGTTTGAGGTGTATTCTTTCAGGAAGAGCAGGTGCCTGTCGTCACTTCCCAGATAGACGGTGGGTAAGTTTCTGATTACCCTGTCTGCCAGCTCCTTGTGCGTGATGTTCACAAATGGAGGGTTTTCAGGCATTGTAATGGGGTGGAGCGAAAGCACAATTCCCAGCTTGTGGGGGCCATCCACCTCAACTGCATTCCAGTATTCTTCCAGGTCGTTGTAGAGGGCTGCATCCAGCTTGTTCTCGATGATGATGGCCCACTTGGGGTTTCCCTCTTCTACCGCTTCACATTCCTTGAGCACGAGGTCAATATACTTGCCTTTTGGGGTCAGGATTTCCCGCTCTACCGTGAACTGTGTTTCATAGTTTTCCCTGTCCGACTCGAAGCTGGGCATCTTGTCTGCATACAATCCCAGCAAGGCATCGAAAAACAAGGCACCTAAGTTGTGCTCTTCTTCCTTGTCCAGGTAAAACCTTAGCATGTTACTGTTGACGGTTTCCCGTTTGGGAAAACCTGCTATCTCGAAGATGTTTTTTCGGGTGTCAGGTTTTTTTGGAAACTCATTGACCAGTGATGCAATCCAGTCAAAGTTCATGGGTGTTTCATTCATTCTTATTCTGTCCTTTAGGTTATCAGTTATGTTGCTTGAAGCCTAACTTAGGCTATAATCTATTTTACTTCTATACCCATTTTATGCCCATAGGGTTGATATTCACTTGTCCGTTAGCTGCCATTAGCAAAGTGATGGTGTTACTGTTTGAGGCTTTGGCTACCTTGCTGGTGAGGGGCACTGCTAGTATGGTTTTAGGTTTTTCATATTAACTAATTTTGGGATTGACAGTTTTTAATTACTGCTCTCATCTTAGTTCTGAAATTATCCCATACTTCACTATCCCAGTCGCTTTTTTCCAATTCTTCTTTATATGAGTTTAGTTTTTTATCAAGTTCATCAGCAAATTTTGTAGCATTAATTGTCTTGGCTTCCAGAAGCTCTTTTTTAGGGTCTCGATTAATCATCCAACCTCCTGTAGTCTCTCCTTGATGTAGAATACCACAACGGATATGCTTATAGAAAGTAGTAGCTGACAAGGTGTTAACATTAAATATTGGATCTTTTTCGAAGAATTTTTTAAAGGCCTTTTGAGACTTTTGTTCAGTATCAGGCCATCCTTCTCTAAAAGATTGTAGTGTTTCAATTAACAAGCAACAGTTGGCCATAATAGCAAATCCATTTTTATATTGTGTTTTGAAGTTGTCATCATTATGTTGAAAGGGCTTTATATAACGACTATGCAACCTGTGGTAAATAAACTCAGCAATGGTTTTCCTTTTTTTATCTATATCCTCTTCTGCAAGCCAGTTGTTATAGATTTCGATTGTAATCTCAGTAGGGGTATCACTACTATCTTCATAATAACGAGCTAGTACTGTTCCTGAATGGTTCATAATTTTATTAGTTTTAGTTTATTTGTATCCAAGATATAAAATTACGGTGATTTGATTACCCGCCTCACCACCGCATCAAATACCTGTATCTTTTCCATCTCCATCAGCAACTGCTGCCGCTCCCGATCGAGTAGCAGCGTATCAGCCGTGACCACTTCAAAGCCCTCGATTTTAGTCTTCAGCGTCTTTAGCTCCCCAATCGCCTTGCCTTTTTCATAGTCACTCATTGCTGTAAACCCTTCCATCAGTAACTGTCGTTTTGTCTCCAGTTGCTTTAACGCTAGCCTGCTAGACTTCTCTTCTTGCCGCTGCTCAAAGATTCGGGCCTCCAGCTGGAAAAGCTTTTCGGTAAGTTGCTCACTGCGCTTTCGGGTAGGCTGGATCGTTACATGCTGGCTGTTGGTAAGGGTGGCGGAGTTACCCGTAGCCAAAAGGCCTGAGCCGTCCGGATACTGGAAAGGTTCTTCACTTCTGATTACCGCTTCAATAAAATGACCTGCCAGCAGTTGATTGAGTGAGTCGGCGCTAACGGAAACAAGGCTGACCGTCTCAATCCGGTAGCGAGGGCCATCTGAGAACGAGAGCAGCGGCTCATCGCTGCTGACCAGTTGCAGTCTGCCTGAGACCATCAAGAGCGGTTTGCCGGATTGGAAGGTGACCACATCACCTTCGACGGACTTAAACCGGGCGTGTAGCCCACGGCCTTTTTGGTATTCCTTCTCCAGGTGCATCACTGTAGAGAAGGCCTCGTTGTATTTGGTCCAGAAGCCTTTTTCATACAGGTCCCAGCAAAGGAAGTTCATTCCGATAAAAGCAAAAAACACCAGTGCCTCTGAGCGCAGGTCACCCGCCCGCAGCCGCATGGCAGGATTGGCGGGCAATACGCAGCGACGTTTGGTGAACGGTATAAAAAAAGGGATGCCCGCTCTAGTGCACATATCAAATACGAGGTGCGAAAGGTAGGCCAGGCAAGCAATCAGGGCGTAGGCATGGTGGGAGAGTTCCAGGGCATTCTCTACAAGCAGCACCATGGCGGTCACGGCAACGAGTGCGGGAAAGGAATGGGTAATGGTGCGGTGGCCGTAGTGGGTGTCCAAATACTTGGCCACTGGGTAAAACAGCTTGCCAATTAGGCTGGAGCGGTGGTCCACATCCGGCAGCAGGGCAAAGAAGGCAGTAGCGGCAATCCGTTCGGGGGTCTCGAAGATATTGGTGTCTGAGAAGCTGGCAAAGGTGGCCGTGAAGGCAAAACCGCCTGCCAGGTGGTTGAATCCCATCATAAAGTACTAGCGTGGTTGATGTAATCGGTATGTTAGGAGGCTATAGACCTTGTTAGTTAATTGGTTTTGTGTAACTTCTGATAAGTCCTTCCCAAAAGCAAACCAAACCAATATAAAACCTATGAAAGCCTTACTTACCAGCTTGTTACTGTTATTTCTATTACCGTTAGCTGCCATTTGCCAAGATGGGGTAAACCGCAGCCTTCACCGCCCATGCCGCCTGTTTATCCAAAATAACAGCACCGAGATGGACATGACCTTGCTGATCAGGTTGACAGAACCCCGTCAGATTGTTTTCTACTACAACGGCAAGGAGCTGCGGCGCACCAAAGCACGGACTGGGGACTGCTATATGCGCCTGGAGCAGCAGCCAATTCTAGGGATTCAAACGGCGGTATGTCCGACAGAATACCGGATTTACCTTACCAGTGAGCTGGAGGAAGGCCAGTGGTTTATCGATGCGGAGCAGGAGCGGTGCAAGGAGTGTGACTTTGCGCCGGATGAGGAGAAGGGGCCTCAGGAATGGCGGGGAGTGTGAACACTATTGTTTTTTTTGTAAAGCTAGGCGATGTGATTGTCAAATAAAACAGGGCATTGATAAAGTGAACAGGGTGGAATCCGAACAAAAAAACTTAATTATCCAATTAAAGCAACTTAAAACTATTATCATCTATCGGAGGCCTTTCATTGTCCGGCAACACATGCAAAGGACTTTGAGAAGCCTGCAAAAACCTTAAAAGTATGAACAAGCACTATCTGCAATCGAAAGTAAAATCAACGGGCACGACCTATCTGTTCTGGTTCTTTTTTGGGGCCCATTATGCTTACCTCGGGATGTGGGGCATCCAGTTCCTGTACTGGTTTACGCTTGGGGGCGTAGGGGTTTGGGCCTTGATTGACCTTTTCCTGATACCTGGCAAAGTGAGTCGTTACAATGCCAAGCTGTTCGCTCAGATAGACCAGCTGGAGAAGAAGGAAAGGGATGAGGACATGGCCCGGAACATTTCCATGATACAGGCATCCAAAACAGATAGTAATGAGTAGGTGGCTACTTCTTTTACTGGTTCTGCTCACAGCCGCATGTAATATAAGTGAGAAAGATTCCGGTGTATTTGACAGTGACAAGCTGCAGGGCAGATACAAGGTGGACCTGACTCCTTTTGTGACTGAGGCACTCGGCACTCAAGAGGAAAAGGACGGTTGGGAGAAAATGGGGCAAGGGTTGATGGTGATGGCACTCTCTTCTGTCGAAATGGAGTTCAGTTTCTACGAAGGGAATCGGGCAGTTGTACATATGGATGGGGGGCTGGTCGATTTTGCCATGGCTTTCAGCGATGAGCCGATGAAGAAAACGCATGAACTGACCTACAAGGTAGAGCAGGACTCCGTACTGTATGTAAAAGGAGAGCAGGACCAGGATTTTAGGAAATGCGGGGTGATACAGCAGTATAGCGAAAGTTATGATCACTTCAAGCTGCTGGTGGGGAATGAAGGCGAGAAGAAGTTCTACCTGGACATGCACAAGGTAAAGGAATAGCGTATTGACAAGCCGCTTGATCGGTTATAAAAGCAGCCTGATACACGATCGTTTCAGGCTGTTTTTTTATGCTTATCCTTGGCTATTGCGGTGATCATAGATCTAATAAAGATCGGGACATGTGGCGATGGGTTTAAAGTATTTGTAAGAAAAGTAGGCTACTTTAATGATACTATTGTAGTTGTATTATTTCAAGAACACTTATTAAATCATATTTTTTATAATCATTTTAAAACTAAAACTAATAATGAGAAAAGCACTCATCTCCTTGTCGATGGTAGCATTACTTACTGGTTGTATGCAAACTAGATACATTACAGAACAGTATATCAAAACCAATGTAGAGAAGCACACAGAAGGAGAGTATAGTACGATTAGAACCTATACTGTATTTAAGGGTAAATCATATAATAGTAATTCTTATTTAGAACTCACAGGTTATAAATATAGGGATATTTCAAAATTGGTAATCGGTGCCGATAAATATTATCCGGACCGGAAGCAATTCGAGACTGATCAGACAAGAATAGCAGACATTACTTATATAGAACTGACATTAGAGCAGTGTAAAGCTATTTTACAAAACTATCAAATCCTTCAGGAGAAGATTAATAAAGAAAAACCTCTAAGAAACGAGGAAGTTTATCATGACTATACTGTATCAAAAGATTTATTCATTAGCTATAGAAAAGCGAAGGGGAGTATCTCGTCTACCTATATTGAATTTTGGGTACAAGGGGAGAAGTTTGTTGTTTCTACACCGATCATTATGGACAAACTTCGTAAGTTCATGGACTATGTAAAAGTGACTCCAGTACAGAATAAGGCTGTGTAATTGATAAATATGAGTCATCCCAATAATAACTCGGGATGACTCATATTCCGGTTATCCTCAACCTTACTTATTAGGATTGTCCTTTTTATTATCATCAGATTTCCCGAAGAACTTCTTGGTAGAGGTATTTATAAAAATATTTTGGATTAATTATAAAAAGAATCCTATACTTACAGTAGCATCAAGAATCCCATGGAAGGGGATACCAACCGAGCAAGACAAGCCACGGTGGTCCAGTGCGATGTGGTCCGAACCTCTTTTGGAGCAGGACAAAAAAATGCGCCTCACTATTTTCCTTCCCATTTCCTGATGCCATTTGGTTTATTTTTCACAACAAAACTAGAATGGTAATGGCAACACAATCATTTACAGAACTAATCAAGGAGTGTCGCTTGACGCTACACCGTGACAGTACCGAGCAACTGGTTGGGTACTTTAACAGACTCGTGGGCAACAAGGGATTTGCCACAAGAAAGGGGGCATATATGATTGCCCTTGCAGGAGAGTTGATCTCACGTGACCCTTCGCTGGCATCGAAGATAGTGTGTCAGTCTTCCTACCTGGAATTATGGCCCATCTACAACCTGAATAGCTGCCAACTGCTGTTTGGGGGCAATTGTATATCATTTGACCGGTGTATCAAGCTGAAAGAGGGAAAGCTTTCGATTGAGAACTGATTCCTCTTGCATGGGCCTGACTTCGATTGGGAGGAAGGCCCCCCTTCATTTTTACTGAAACAAGACTTCAATACCATGGAAAAGGTATATTACTGGTTCATTGAATGGCTGACCTCGCCTGTCACGGATTACATGACAGATCTAAGGGTTATGTTTATAGTAACAGTTGTTATGGGAGTGCCTTCGTGGCTTGATATAAGGGCTCTTAAAAAGAGGATTGCCAAGTCCAACAAGGAGCTTGAAGACGAAAAAAGGGGGAGAAAGAAGTGAATTTCGTAACTTCTCTTCCAAAAAGCGATGCCCGACAAGTTTAGCCCCGAAGTACGCAGCAGGATCATGGCCTCGATCAAGGGCAAGGATACGAGGCCTGAGCTGATTGTGAGGCGCTACCTGCACCGCCATGGCTTCCGCTTCCGGCTGCACGGCAGGTACAGGGGCAAAGTCCTGCCTGGCAAACCTGACATCGTGTTACCCAAGTACAAGACCGTGATCTTTGTCCATGGCTGCTTCTGGCATGGGCACCAAGACTGCAAGTACTACAAGCTGCCCAAGACCAACACAGAGTTTTGGCGTTGGAAAATCGCTCGGAACCGAGCCAATGACATTAGCCACCGTATGGACTTGTTGAGGGAAGGGTGGAATGTGATGACGGTTTGGGAGTGTGCTATTAGGTATGACAAAGAAAGGACCCTGAAAGTGCTAGATAGCTTGGTTGATATGATCAAGGTATGAGAATAATACTATTTATTGCTATAATGCAAACCAATTGTAAAAGCTAAACCAACTTAAACGTGAATCCATTTTTTATCCCCAATGAGGGGGAAGAACGCCTAATTGAGATTATCCAGAAATACTGTAGGGAAGAGTTTAGCCTGATCCGGATGACGGAAACAATGCTAAAGAAAAGTATTATTGACGCCTCAGGGGAGTTGAGGGAAATCCTCAAGCAAGGGAGAGTTGTGGATTTTAGTACAATGCCTCAGGGCGATGAGGGAAAGGTCTACTACAATACCGCCATCTTATCACAGAGCGAAGTGGCTGAGCAGAGGACCAGCTACTACCGGCCGAATACCAAGAAGGGGGACCCCCGATTCTGGCCATCACGCCTGCCCCGTTATGCGCAATCCAATGACTTGGTATACTTCACTGTCTACAAGGGACAGGTGATTGCTATTCCTCTCCGGGATACAGAGGGCTTTGAGGGTATGCTACTATCCTATTTTGGGGAGCCTGAAACAGCTGAGGATTATGTTGGCACCCTGATAAGCGAACTGAGAAAAATAAAAGGACAGTGGATAAGAAGTGTAAGCCCTCACAAGCTGAATCCAAAGGATGTGGGAGAAACATTGGAAAAAGCGCTGGGGATTCCGGTGAACAACCTCAAGAATGCTGACTACATGGGAGAGATTGAGATCAAGGCAAAAAGAGCGGCAACCAAGACAAAGGATACACTTTTCAGTAAGGTACCTAACTGGGACATTAGCCCTGTACCAACGGCTACAGATATGATGCTGACCCATGGCTACCAAAGTAAAAAGTACCCAGGGTACCAAGACTTGTATGTGACGGTAAGTAATACCCCGAATGCACAAGGTCTTTTCTTACAAAGTATTCCAGACAAGAACTTGCTGGTACAGAAGGCTGGACAGCTTGATGTAAACATTGACACCTGCTACTGGGAGTACGAGACCCTTAAGGAAGCGCTCTATAACAAGCACCCCAAAACGTTGTGGGTGGTTGGCGAACACAAGCTTATAGAAGGGGAGATCCACTTCCAGTACACGAAGGTGCAATTGACGCAACGACCAATTTTTTCCCAGTTCATTTCACTGATCGACCAGGGAATTGTCACTTATGACTGGAGAGGGAGAGTGCTACCGGATAGGACAGGCTATAAGGACAAGGGGCATGCCTTCAGGCTTAAATCAGCAAAAGACAGGGAAAAGCTTTTTGGCTCGGTAGAGGATATTGAGCTATAACTTTTGTAAAAAAACTAAAAACTAAAATGATGAATTTAATCGAATCTTTGAGAAAAAGAACTATTGATCAACTGTTTAAAGTGGAAAGCTTCGAAAAGCACTGGGAGCGTTGGCAAGTGGAGATTGAGAATAAATTGGGAGATGAAATAACAGCTGAAAAACTGATTGACTTAGGGGATCATCTTTCTGAAATTTTTCAGACAACTACAGAACCTGGTAGGTCCCAAGATACTTTATCTGGAGGAGGGACTGCTTGGGAATGTCTAATAACTTGGTATATCAATATGTGCAGTATTGGAAGCCGTGTTGTTGCATTTAAAAAAATGAGTGAAGTCCCTGAACCTGTAAGACGGGCGATTACAGTAAACTATGTCAATTTTAAATGTAATACAGAATCGGATATCACTGTTATTGTCTTCCCAGATAGGGACGAGTATACTCGCCCCATCAATGATATAGAATTAACAGACAGTAAGGGACGATTTAAGATCAGTAACAGTAAAGGACTTACAAACAAAAAGAGAGCTCTGGATTTTTTGTCTAATAGGGACTATGAATCTTATGAAGTGGGAATTGTCCAATGCAAAACAAACTGGAATGACAATTCACAAATTCCAATGATGTGGAGCATGATTTATAATGCTAACTCTTTCAGGGATCCCAATATATCTTTAGGGGATGCATCTTACTCATTAGACAGAATAAATAGATTCAGTTACTCATTTGTTACAGTACCTTCAAACAAAAATGAGTTTAAATCTGATTCAGTTGCCGTAAGAAGAGTAATATTGGGGTAAAGGGCATCGCCAAGGAGTTGTGAATTCTGTAAAGGACATTTTCGGTAAAAATTTCAGGAATGGATATTCTCAAAGGCAACAGATATGTTTGCAGAATGCACTGGAGGAAATCAATTCGACTTACAGTTTTATGAATCTTTCAGCATCTCAACCAGTCACGCAGGCCTGATGTTTAATAAGCATCCCTGGATTTTTTCATAATTGTATCTTAAATTTGCACAATTAGAGTGTTAGGAACTAGATACAGACAACGTGAATCATATAGAACTGTTTGCAGGATGTGGTGGCCTTTCATTGGGATTGGAATCGTTAGGATTTGAACTGGTGTTTGCCAATGAACTGTCACCGATGGCCAGCGAGACATTTGCCTACAACTTCTTTGGAGAGAACCTGACGGAGTTGGCAGGAAGAGAGGAGCCAGCCCAAATGACCTACTGGCTCAATAGCCAGTTTGAACGCAATAACCTTACTCGAAGGCTAAGGGAAAATCCACAGGAGGTTCCCGATGATGGGACTGGACACAACGACTTGCTGGATGAAGATGCAAACATACAGGGTAGTATGGTGGTGGGCAATATCATTGAACTCAACGGCTTTCTGGAGACACAACCGGAACTGCTACAGCGCATACAGCATGCGCTGGATCTGGAAGGGGATGAGGTGGATCTTGTATCCGGTGGGCCTCCTTGCCAAAGCTTTAGTATGGCGGGCCTCAGGCAACATGACAATGCCCGTAACCAGTTGCCATGGGAGTTTGCCCGGTTCGTCAGGCTGGTGAAGCCGAAAGTGGCCTTGCTAGAAAATGTTTCGGGTATTCTTAGGGCTTTCGATATAGATGGAAAAAAGCATTATGCTTGGTTTGAGGTAGCCAAGGCATTTGCCACAATCGGCTATGTCCCGATTTGCCTGCATGTCAATGCCAAGTACACTGGCACTGCCCAGAACAGGCCGAGGTATATCATGCTGGCCCTGAGGGAAGATGTTTTTCAGGAGTTTCAGGCAGGAGACAGGAACGAGGTGGAGCTATCATTGCTGGAGAACTCCCATGTTTTCTATACAGCCGTACAAGGGGAACAAGAGAACGAGATGGAGCCAGTAATGTTCGGTGATCTGGAATACCATGATATTGAGAAAAACCCTGAGCGATTTACCAATACTTTTCTCGCGCCACTGCTACAATTCAAAGAAGGGCAGTGGAGAAGCGTGACCGATGCCATTGATGACTTGCGAGGTGAAGGGATTGCACAAAGTGCATATGTTCAACAGGTTAACCATGAACTGCTGGGAAACAGGATCCTTGGAGGCTTTGAGCTGGGTAATCACGAGCACAGGGGCAATGGGGAACTTGTACAGAGAAGGTTCAGGCTGTACCAGGTGCTGGAGCAAGTAGTCCCGGCAACCAAGAAAAATATCAACGCTTTCCTGAGAAGGCCAGATGAAACCATATTGGAGGATGGGACTGTTGCCGAAATGCTGAGGTTCGATTTCCTGAACGAGGAAAACTATTATATCCGATTCAATGATGGATTGGAACTGGACCAGTACCTACGTACCCTGCTCACCAAGAAGCAGACACAACGGGCCTTGGTGGCAAATCGACCGGCACCGGCAGCACTGTCCATACCGGATGATGCCTGTCACTACCACCATGACGAGTTAAGGACCCTAACTGTCCGTGAGATGGCCAGAATACAGTCGTTCCCAGACTGGTTTGAATTCCGTTCGAAGGTGACTACCGGAGGGCAAATGAGAAAGTTTGAGGTACCGCAGTATACGCAAGTAGGGAATGCAGTACCCCCATTGCTGGGTAGGGCATTGGGGCAAGTAGTGACTAATGTACTAAATGCCTAATACCCTTTTGCATTTAAGCACAAAAAGAGGCTTGATATCTAGTATTTCAAGTCTCTTTTTTTGTGCTTAAAATTTAACAATACACAAAATTATCCTTTTGTTGGTATTAAATATTAGGCATACGAATAAGCAAATATTTAAAAGTTGATATGTACGATCAAAAGTAGTAATACTTCCCCTTCTGTACCATTTTTAATAAAAATAATTGA
Proteins encoded:
- a CDS encoding metal-dependent hydrolase, with the translated sequence MMGFNHLAGGFAFTATFASFSDTNIFETPERIAATAFFALLPDVDHRSSLIGKLFYPVAKYLDTHYGHRTITHSFPALVAVTAMVLLVENALELSHHAYALIACLAYLSHLVFDMCTRAGIPFFIPFTKRRCVLPANPAMRLRAGDLRSEALVFFAFIGMNFLCWDLYEKGFWTKYNEAFSTVMHLEKEYQKGRGLHARFKSVEGDVVTFQSGKPLLMVSGRLQLVSSDEPLLSFSDGPRYRIETVSLVSVSADSLNQLLAGHFIEAVIRSEEPFQYPDGSGLLATGNSATLTNSQHVTIQPTRKRSEQLTEKLFQLEARIFEQRQEEKSSRLALKQLETKRQLLMEGFTAMSDYEKGKAIGELKTLKTKIEGFEVVTADTLLLDRERQQLLMEMEKIQVFDAVVRRVIKSP
- a CDS encoding very short patch repair endonuclease, with amino-acid sequence MPDKFSPEVRSRIMASIKGKDTRPELIVRRYLHRHGFRFRLHGRYRGKVLPGKPDIVLPKYKTVIFVHGCFWHGHQDCKYYKLPKTNTEFWRWKIARNRANDISHRMDLLREGWNVMTVWECAIRYDKERTLKVLDSLVDMIKV
- a CDS encoding MvaI/BcnI family restriction endonuclease, with the protein product MNPFFIPNEGEERLIEIIQKYCREEFSLIRMTETMLKKSIIDASGELREILKQGRVVDFSTMPQGDEGKVYYNTAILSQSEVAEQRTSYYRPNTKKGDPRFWPSRLPRYAQSNDLVYFTVYKGQVIAIPLRDTEGFEGMLLSYFGEPETAEDYVGTLISELRKIKGQWIRSVSPHKLNPKDVGETLEKALGIPVNNLKNADYMGEIEIKAKRAATKTKDTLFSKVPNWDISPVPTATDMMLTHGYQSKKYPGYQDLYVTVSNTPNAQGLFLQSIPDKNLLVQKAGQLDVNIDTCYWEYETLKEALYNKHPKTLWVVGEHKLIEGEIHFQYTKVQLTQRPIFSQFISLIDQGIVTYDWRGRVLPDRTGYKDKGHAFRLKSAKDREKLFGSVEDIEL
- a CDS encoding TM2 domain-containing protein, whose product is MNKHYLQSKVKSTGTTYLFWFFFGAHYAYLGMWGIQFLYWFTLGGVGVWALIDLFLIPGKVSRYNAKLFAQIDQLEKKERDEDMARNISMIQASKTDSNE
- a CDS encoding DNA cytosine methyltransferase, which codes for MNHIELFAGCGGLSLGLESLGFELVFANELSPMASETFAYNFFGENLTELAGREEPAQMTYWLNSQFERNNLTRRLRENPQEVPDDGTGHNDLLDEDANIQGSMVVGNIIELNGFLETQPELLQRIQHALDLEGDEVDLVSGGPPCQSFSMAGLRQHDNARNQLPWEFARFVRLVKPKVALLENVSGILRAFDIDGKKHYAWFEVAKAFATIGYVPICLHVNAKYTGTAQNRPRYIMLALREDVFQEFQAGDRNEVELSLLENSHVFYTAVQGEQENEMEPVMFGDLEYHDIEKNPERFTNTFLAPLLQFKEGQWRSVTDAIDDLRGEGIAQSAYVQQVNHELLGNRILGGFELGNHEHRGNGELVQRRFRLYQVLEQVVPATKKNINAFLRRPDETILEDGTVAEMLRFDFLNEENYYIRFNDGLELDQYLRTLLTKKQTQRALVANRPAPAALSIPDDACHYHHDELRTLTVREMARIQSFPDWFEFRSKVTTGGQMRKFEVPQYTQVGNAVPPLLGRALGQVVTNVLNA
- a CDS encoding PD-(D/E)XK nuclease family protein, with translation MNETPMNFDWIASLVNEFPKKPDTRKNIFEIAGFPKRETVNSNMLRFYLDKEEEHNLGALFFDALLGLYADKMPSFESDRENYETQFTVEREILTPKGKYIDLVLKECEAVEEGNPKWAIIIENKLDAALYNDLEEYWNAVEVDGPHKLGIVLSLHPITMPENPPFVNITHKELADRVIRNLPTVYLGSDDRHLLFLKEYTSNINSFYQDKNYLQRMDATLTSFHENAENIQKLINLDADLLRYVTNAVVNAMAEAGFNASSIYPSKHKFFHFNADSELLSETIKNHLDAAHKFRVWVDIKRVKDKGEFVAFFELFNSSNTLYGDLLKEKLKDISYSTHLKPGTGGSLGGAFYHIFAISFEIKDFGEKGFEETLKSRLLQALSYHSSQPVDKAVEALDELLKK